One window from the genome of Anticarsia gemmatalis isolate Benzon Research Colony breed Stoneville strain chromosome 8, ilAntGemm2 primary, whole genome shotgun sequence encodes:
- the LOC142975107 gene encoding protein tweety-like isoform X1, with product MGAPAVSDEYTPPRLSRLLHSLPHINVTLHRVNDTFAPNSPVYLESLGILGSIPGAWLILTLTVLLIYLLTRCCDRKQRPPRSITALKITLMILSVLCCGAIGVGLFGNDDLHNAMLQSIQAGNQLAALVNTVKNQSSILEEAMGSRARAPLARLADALDAPVANQTALGTLLRALSALRNNASAAASAADNLRQPLAKLNLDAFMKKAWVWEAARWAGGMAGWCCGGAVCVALLAAAARRSRRALLLLCVSVGALGALVVCWLAGAVLAAGAVAAADACQEPAAALAHHAPHGLPVDMVHYYLSCKVSRENVLTAELRNAQRAVVAVRQALAVLSRGAPQLFNDPGLQPALGALGAGTGEAERALVALSGALECRMARAYFVAAARAACDAGLQALSLQLLAAVVAGFLFTAIVLVDSHAWIYINTKRVRRRSGGGEEQAPFLSSGGSSAASRTLPRPAPFPNGKPPSYGAAVQLMDLERPRYTHTFTYTYTGEDLPSRMSGSATLGRGAGGGGAGAALGGAHTLGRAPHNGKYATLSKQCKTLESSDFY from the exons ATGGGCGCGCCGGCCGTCTCGGACGAGTACACGCCGCCGCGTCTCTCGCGGCTGCTGCACTCGCTGCCGCACATCAACGTGACGCTGCACCGCGTCAACGATACCTTCGCGCCTAACTCACCGGTCTACTTAGAG AGCTTGGGTATCCTCGGGTCTATACCGGGAGCGTGGCTGATCCTCACACTGACGGTGCTGCTCATATACCTGCTCACGAGATGCTGCGACAGGAAGCAACGTCCGCCCAGGAGTATCACTGCTTTGAAG ATAACTCTAATGATCCTGTCGGTGCTATGTTGTGGCGCGATCGGCGTGGGTCTGTTCGGCAACGACGACCTGCACAACGCCATGCTGCAGAGCATCCAGGCTGGTAACCAGCTCGCCGCGCTCGTTAATACTGTGAAAAATCAG TCGAGCATCCTAGAAGAGGCGATGGGTTCCCGCGCTCGTGCCCCGCTCGCCCGCCTGGCGGACGCGCTCGACGCGCCCGTCGCCAACCAGACCGCGCTCGGAACATTGTTGCGAGCTCTCTCTGCGCTCAGGAACAACGCCAGTGCTGCCGCTTCCGCCGCAGACAATCTACGACAACCACTCGCTAAACTCAACCTCGATGCGTTTATGAAG AAGGCGTGGGTGTGGGAGGCGGCGCGCTGGGCGGGCGGCATGGCGGGCTGGTGCTGCGGCGGCGCCGTGTGCGTGGCGCTGCTGgcggccgccgcgcgccgctcgCGCCGCGCGCTGCTGCTGCTCTGTGTCAGT GTGGGAGCGCTGGGCGCGCTGGTGGTGTGCTGGCTGGCGGGCGCGGTGCTGGcggcgggcgcggtggcggcggcCGACGCGTGCCAGGAGCCGGCCGCCGCGCTGGCGCACCACGCGCCGCACGGCCTGCCCGTCGAC ATGGTGCACTACTACCTATCGTGCAAGGTGTCTCGTGAGAACGTCCTAACAGCTGAACTGCGCAACGCTCAACGTGCCGTCGTCGCAGTGAGACAAGCGCTCGCCGTACTGAGCCGAGGGGCGCCACAACTTTTCAATGATCCAG GCCTGCAGCCGGCGCTGGGCGCGCTGGGCGCGGGCACGGGCGAGGCGGAGCGCGCGCTCGTGGCGCTGAGCGGCGCGCTGGAGTGCCGCATGGCGCGCGCCTACTTCGTGgccgccgcgcgcgccgcctgCGACGCCGGCCTGCAG GCGCTGTCGCTCCAGCTGCTGGCGGCCGTGGTGGCCGGCTTCTTGTTCACCGCTATCGTACTCGTCGACTCACACGCGTGGATTTACATCAATACTAA GCGTGTGCGCAGACGGTCGGGCGGCGGCGAGGAGCAGGCGCCGTTCCTGTCGTCGGGCGGCAGCAGCGCCGCGTCCCGCACGCTGCCGCGCCCCGCGCCCTTCCCCAACGGCAAGCCGCCCTCCTACGGCGCCGCCGTGCAGCTCATGGACCTGGAGAGGCCACGGTATACTCACACCTTTACTTACACATATACCGGCGAGGACCTGCC GTCCCGCATGTCGGGCAGCGCCACGCTGGgccgcggcgcgggcggcggcggcgcgggcgcggcgctgggCGGCGCGCACACGCTGGGCCGCGCGCCGCACAACGGCAAGTACGCCACGCTCAGCAAGCAGTGCAAGACGCTGGAGAGCAGCGACTTCTACTGA
- the LOC142975107 gene encoding protein tweety-like isoform X2: MGAPAVSDEYTPPRLSRLLHSLPHINVTLHRVNDTFAPNSPVYLESLGILGSIPGAWLILTLTVLLIYLLTRCCDRKQRPPRSITALKITLMILSVLCCGAIGVGLFGNDDLHNAMLQSIQAGNQLAALVNTVKNQSSILEEAMGSRARAPLARLADALDAPVANQTALGTLLRALSALRNNASAAASAADNLRQPLAKLNLDAFMKKAWVWEAARWAGGMAGWCCGGAVCVALLAAAARRSRRALLLLCVGALGALVVCWLAGAVLAAGAVAAADACQEPAAALAHHAPHGLPVDMVHYYLSCKVSRENVLTAELRNAQRAVVAVRQALAVLSRGAPQLFNDPGLQPALGALGAGTGEAERALVALSGALECRMARAYFVAAARAACDAGLQALSLQLLAAVVAGFLFTAIVLVDSHAWIYINTKRVRRRSGGGEEQAPFLSSGGSSAASRTLPRPAPFPNGKPPSYGAAVQLMDLERPRYTHTFTYTYTGEDLPSRMSGSATLGRGAGGGGAGAALGGAHTLGRAPHNGKYATLSKQCKTLESSDFY, translated from the exons ATGGGCGCGCCGGCCGTCTCGGACGAGTACACGCCGCCGCGTCTCTCGCGGCTGCTGCACTCGCTGCCGCACATCAACGTGACGCTGCACCGCGTCAACGATACCTTCGCGCCTAACTCACCGGTCTACTTAGAG AGCTTGGGTATCCTCGGGTCTATACCGGGAGCGTGGCTGATCCTCACACTGACGGTGCTGCTCATATACCTGCTCACGAGATGCTGCGACAGGAAGCAACGTCCGCCCAGGAGTATCACTGCTTTGAAG ATAACTCTAATGATCCTGTCGGTGCTATGTTGTGGCGCGATCGGCGTGGGTCTGTTCGGCAACGACGACCTGCACAACGCCATGCTGCAGAGCATCCAGGCTGGTAACCAGCTCGCCGCGCTCGTTAATACTGTGAAAAATCAG TCGAGCATCCTAGAAGAGGCGATGGGTTCCCGCGCTCGTGCCCCGCTCGCCCGCCTGGCGGACGCGCTCGACGCGCCCGTCGCCAACCAGACCGCGCTCGGAACATTGTTGCGAGCTCTCTCTGCGCTCAGGAACAACGCCAGTGCTGCCGCTTCCGCCGCAGACAATCTACGACAACCACTCGCTAAACTCAACCTCGATGCGTTTATGAAG AAGGCGTGGGTGTGGGAGGCGGCGCGCTGGGCGGGCGGCATGGCGGGCTGGTGCTGCGGCGGCGCCGTGTGCGTGGCGCTGCTGgcggccgccgcgcgccgctcgCGCCGCGCGCTGCTGCTGCTCTGT GTGGGAGCGCTGGGCGCGCTGGTGGTGTGCTGGCTGGCGGGCGCGGTGCTGGcggcgggcgcggtggcggcggcCGACGCGTGCCAGGAGCCGGCCGCCGCGCTGGCGCACCACGCGCCGCACGGCCTGCCCGTCGAC ATGGTGCACTACTACCTATCGTGCAAGGTGTCTCGTGAGAACGTCCTAACAGCTGAACTGCGCAACGCTCAACGTGCCGTCGTCGCAGTGAGACAAGCGCTCGCCGTACTGAGCCGAGGGGCGCCACAACTTTTCAATGATCCAG GCCTGCAGCCGGCGCTGGGCGCGCTGGGCGCGGGCACGGGCGAGGCGGAGCGCGCGCTCGTGGCGCTGAGCGGCGCGCTGGAGTGCCGCATGGCGCGCGCCTACTTCGTGgccgccgcgcgcgccgcctgCGACGCCGGCCTGCAG GCGCTGTCGCTCCAGCTGCTGGCGGCCGTGGTGGCCGGCTTCTTGTTCACCGCTATCGTACTCGTCGACTCACACGCGTGGATTTACATCAATACTAA GCGTGTGCGCAGACGGTCGGGCGGCGGCGAGGAGCAGGCGCCGTTCCTGTCGTCGGGCGGCAGCAGCGCCGCGTCCCGCACGCTGCCGCGCCCCGCGCCCTTCCCCAACGGCAAGCCGCCCTCCTACGGCGCCGCCGTGCAGCTCATGGACCTGGAGAGGCCACGGTATACTCACACCTTTACTTACACATATACCGGCGAGGACCTGCC GTCCCGCATGTCGGGCAGCGCCACGCTGGgccgcggcgcgggcggcggcggcgcgggcgcggcgctgggCGGCGCGCACACGCTGGGCCGCGCGCCGCACAACGGCAAGTACGCCACGCTCAGCAAGCAGTGCAAGACGCTGGAGAGCAGCGACTTCTACTGA
- the LOC142975107 gene encoding protein tweety-like isoform X4, whose product MGAPAVSDEYTPPRLSRLLHSLPHINVTLHRVNDTFAPNSPVYLESLGILGSIPGAWLILTLTVLLIYLLTRCCDRKQRPPRSITALKITLMILSVLCCGAIGVGLFGNDDLHNAMLQSIQAGNQLAALVNTVKNQSSILEEAMGSRARAPLARLADALDAPVANQTALGTLLRALSALRNNASAAASAADNLRQPLAKLNLDAFMKKAWVWEAARWAGGMAGWCCGGAVCVALLAAAARRSRRALLLLCVGALGALVVCWLAGAVLAAGAVAAADACQEPAAALAHHAPHGLPVDMVHYYLSCKVSRENVLTAELRNAQRAVVAVRQALAVLSRGAPQLFNDPGLQPALGALGAGTGEAERALVALSGALECRMARAYFVAAARAACDAGLQALSLQLLAAVVAGFLFTAIVLVDSHAWIYINTKRSGGGEEQAPFLSSGGSSAASRTLPRPAPFPNGKPPSYGAAVQLMDLERPRYTHTFTYTYTGEDLPSRMSGSATLGRGAGGGGAGAALGGAHTLGRAPHNGKYATLSKQCKTLESSDFY is encoded by the exons ATGGGCGCGCCGGCCGTCTCGGACGAGTACACGCCGCCGCGTCTCTCGCGGCTGCTGCACTCGCTGCCGCACATCAACGTGACGCTGCACCGCGTCAACGATACCTTCGCGCCTAACTCACCGGTCTACTTAGAG AGCTTGGGTATCCTCGGGTCTATACCGGGAGCGTGGCTGATCCTCACACTGACGGTGCTGCTCATATACCTGCTCACGAGATGCTGCGACAGGAAGCAACGTCCGCCCAGGAGTATCACTGCTTTGAAG ATAACTCTAATGATCCTGTCGGTGCTATGTTGTGGCGCGATCGGCGTGGGTCTGTTCGGCAACGACGACCTGCACAACGCCATGCTGCAGAGCATCCAGGCTGGTAACCAGCTCGCCGCGCTCGTTAATACTGTGAAAAATCAG TCGAGCATCCTAGAAGAGGCGATGGGTTCCCGCGCTCGTGCCCCGCTCGCCCGCCTGGCGGACGCGCTCGACGCGCCCGTCGCCAACCAGACCGCGCTCGGAACATTGTTGCGAGCTCTCTCTGCGCTCAGGAACAACGCCAGTGCTGCCGCTTCCGCCGCAGACAATCTACGACAACCACTCGCTAAACTCAACCTCGATGCGTTTATGAAG AAGGCGTGGGTGTGGGAGGCGGCGCGCTGGGCGGGCGGCATGGCGGGCTGGTGCTGCGGCGGCGCCGTGTGCGTGGCGCTGCTGgcggccgccgcgcgccgctcgCGCCGCGCGCTGCTGCTGCTCTGT GTGGGAGCGCTGGGCGCGCTGGTGGTGTGCTGGCTGGCGGGCGCGGTGCTGGcggcgggcgcggtggcggcggcCGACGCGTGCCAGGAGCCGGCCGCCGCGCTGGCGCACCACGCGCCGCACGGCCTGCCCGTCGAC ATGGTGCACTACTACCTATCGTGCAAGGTGTCTCGTGAGAACGTCCTAACAGCTGAACTGCGCAACGCTCAACGTGCCGTCGTCGCAGTGAGACAAGCGCTCGCCGTACTGAGCCGAGGGGCGCCACAACTTTTCAATGATCCAG GCCTGCAGCCGGCGCTGGGCGCGCTGGGCGCGGGCACGGGCGAGGCGGAGCGCGCGCTCGTGGCGCTGAGCGGCGCGCTGGAGTGCCGCATGGCGCGCGCCTACTTCGTGgccgccgcgcgcgccgcctgCGACGCCGGCCTGCAG GCGCTGTCGCTCCAGCTGCTGGCGGCCGTGGTGGCCGGCTTCTTGTTCACCGCTATCGTACTCGTCGACTCACACGCGTGGATTTACATCAATACTAA ACGGTCGGGCGGCGGCGAGGAGCAGGCGCCGTTCCTGTCGTCGGGCGGCAGCAGCGCCGCGTCCCGCACGCTGCCGCGCCCCGCGCCCTTCCCCAACGGCAAGCCGCCCTCCTACGGCGCCGCCGTGCAGCTCATGGACCTGGAGAGGCCACGGTATACTCACACCTTTACTTACACATATACCGGCGAGGACCTGCC GTCCCGCATGTCGGGCAGCGCCACGCTGGgccgcggcgcgggcggcggcggcgcgggcgcggcgctgggCGGCGCGCACACGCTGGGCCGCGCGCCGCACAACGGCAAGTACGCCACGCTCAGCAAGCAGTGCAAGACGCTGGAGAGCAGCGACTTCTACTGA
- the LOC142975107 gene encoding protein tweety-like isoform X3: MGAPAVSDEYTPPRLSRLLHSLPHINVTLHRVNDTFAPNSPVYLESLGILGSIPGAWLILTLTVLLIYLLTRCCDRKQRPPRSITALKITLMILSVLCCGAIGVGLFGNDDLHNAMLQSIQAGNQLAALVNTVKNQSSILEEAMGSRARAPLARLADALDAPVANQTALGTLLRALSALRNNASAAASAADNLRQPLAKLNLDAFMKKAWVWEAARWAGGMAGWCCGGAVCVALLAAAARRSRRALLLLCVSVGALGALVVCWLAGAVLAAGAVAAADACQEPAAALAHHAPHGLPVDMVHYYLSCKVSRENVLTAELRNAQRAVVAVRQALAVLSRGAPQLFNDPGLQPALGALGAGTGEAERALVALSGALECRMARAYFVAAARAACDAGLQALSLQLLAAVVAGFLFTAIVLVDSHAWIYINTKRSGGGEEQAPFLSSGGSSAASRTLPRPAPFPNGKPPSYGAAVQLMDLERPRYTHTFTYTYTGEDLPSRMSGSATLGRGAGGGGAGAALGGAHTLGRAPHNGKYATLSKQCKTLESSDFY, translated from the exons ATGGGCGCGCCGGCCGTCTCGGACGAGTACACGCCGCCGCGTCTCTCGCGGCTGCTGCACTCGCTGCCGCACATCAACGTGACGCTGCACCGCGTCAACGATACCTTCGCGCCTAACTCACCGGTCTACTTAGAG AGCTTGGGTATCCTCGGGTCTATACCGGGAGCGTGGCTGATCCTCACACTGACGGTGCTGCTCATATACCTGCTCACGAGATGCTGCGACAGGAAGCAACGTCCGCCCAGGAGTATCACTGCTTTGAAG ATAACTCTAATGATCCTGTCGGTGCTATGTTGTGGCGCGATCGGCGTGGGTCTGTTCGGCAACGACGACCTGCACAACGCCATGCTGCAGAGCATCCAGGCTGGTAACCAGCTCGCCGCGCTCGTTAATACTGTGAAAAATCAG TCGAGCATCCTAGAAGAGGCGATGGGTTCCCGCGCTCGTGCCCCGCTCGCCCGCCTGGCGGACGCGCTCGACGCGCCCGTCGCCAACCAGACCGCGCTCGGAACATTGTTGCGAGCTCTCTCTGCGCTCAGGAACAACGCCAGTGCTGCCGCTTCCGCCGCAGACAATCTACGACAACCACTCGCTAAACTCAACCTCGATGCGTTTATGAAG AAGGCGTGGGTGTGGGAGGCGGCGCGCTGGGCGGGCGGCATGGCGGGCTGGTGCTGCGGCGGCGCCGTGTGCGTGGCGCTGCTGgcggccgccgcgcgccgctcgCGCCGCGCGCTGCTGCTGCTCTGTGTCAGT GTGGGAGCGCTGGGCGCGCTGGTGGTGTGCTGGCTGGCGGGCGCGGTGCTGGcggcgggcgcggtggcggcggcCGACGCGTGCCAGGAGCCGGCCGCCGCGCTGGCGCACCACGCGCCGCACGGCCTGCCCGTCGAC ATGGTGCACTACTACCTATCGTGCAAGGTGTCTCGTGAGAACGTCCTAACAGCTGAACTGCGCAACGCTCAACGTGCCGTCGTCGCAGTGAGACAAGCGCTCGCCGTACTGAGCCGAGGGGCGCCACAACTTTTCAATGATCCAG GCCTGCAGCCGGCGCTGGGCGCGCTGGGCGCGGGCACGGGCGAGGCGGAGCGCGCGCTCGTGGCGCTGAGCGGCGCGCTGGAGTGCCGCATGGCGCGCGCCTACTTCGTGgccgccgcgcgcgccgcctgCGACGCCGGCCTGCAG GCGCTGTCGCTCCAGCTGCTGGCGGCCGTGGTGGCCGGCTTCTTGTTCACCGCTATCGTACTCGTCGACTCACACGCGTGGATTTACATCAATACTAA ACGGTCGGGCGGCGGCGAGGAGCAGGCGCCGTTCCTGTCGTCGGGCGGCAGCAGCGCCGCGTCCCGCACGCTGCCGCGCCCCGCGCCCTTCCCCAACGGCAAGCCGCCCTCCTACGGCGCCGCCGTGCAGCTCATGGACCTGGAGAGGCCACGGTATACTCACACCTTTACTTACACATATACCGGCGAGGACCTGCC GTCCCGCATGTCGGGCAGCGCCACGCTGGgccgcggcgcgggcggcggcggcgcgggcgcggcgctgggCGGCGCGCACACGCTGGGCCGCGCGCCGCACAACGGCAAGTACGCCACGCTCAGCAAGCAGTGCAAGACGCTGGAGAGCAGCGACTTCTACTGA
- the LOC142975107 gene encoding protein tweety-like isoform X5: MGAPAVSDEYTPPRLSRLLHSLPHINVTLHRVNDTFAPNSPVYLESLGILGSIPGAWLILTLTVLLIYLLTRCCDRKQRPPRSITALKITLMILSVLCCGAIGVGLFGNDDLHNAMLQSIQAGNQLAALVNTVKNQSSILEEAMGSRARAPLARLADALDAPVANQTALGTLLRALSALRNNASAAASAADNLRQPLAKLNLDAFMKKAWVWEAARWAGGMAGWCCGGAVCVALLAAAARRSRRALLLLCVSVGALGALVVCWLAGAVLAAGAVAAADACQEPAAALAHHAPHGLPVDMVHYYLSCKVSRENVLTAELRNAQRAVVAVRQALAVLSRGAPQLFNDPGLQPALGALGAGTGEAERALVALSGALECRMARAYFVAAARAACDAGLQALSLQLLAAVVAGFLFTAIVLVDSHAWIYINTKRVRRRSGGGEEQAPFLSSGGSSAASRTLPRPAPFPNGKPPSYGAAVQLMDLERPRSRMSGSATLGRGAGGGGAGAALGGAHTLGRAPHNGKYATLSKQCKTLESSDFY, translated from the exons ATGGGCGCGCCGGCCGTCTCGGACGAGTACACGCCGCCGCGTCTCTCGCGGCTGCTGCACTCGCTGCCGCACATCAACGTGACGCTGCACCGCGTCAACGATACCTTCGCGCCTAACTCACCGGTCTACTTAGAG AGCTTGGGTATCCTCGGGTCTATACCGGGAGCGTGGCTGATCCTCACACTGACGGTGCTGCTCATATACCTGCTCACGAGATGCTGCGACAGGAAGCAACGTCCGCCCAGGAGTATCACTGCTTTGAAG ATAACTCTAATGATCCTGTCGGTGCTATGTTGTGGCGCGATCGGCGTGGGTCTGTTCGGCAACGACGACCTGCACAACGCCATGCTGCAGAGCATCCAGGCTGGTAACCAGCTCGCCGCGCTCGTTAATACTGTGAAAAATCAG TCGAGCATCCTAGAAGAGGCGATGGGTTCCCGCGCTCGTGCCCCGCTCGCCCGCCTGGCGGACGCGCTCGACGCGCCCGTCGCCAACCAGACCGCGCTCGGAACATTGTTGCGAGCTCTCTCTGCGCTCAGGAACAACGCCAGTGCTGCCGCTTCCGCCGCAGACAATCTACGACAACCACTCGCTAAACTCAACCTCGATGCGTTTATGAAG AAGGCGTGGGTGTGGGAGGCGGCGCGCTGGGCGGGCGGCATGGCGGGCTGGTGCTGCGGCGGCGCCGTGTGCGTGGCGCTGCTGgcggccgccgcgcgccgctcgCGCCGCGCGCTGCTGCTGCTCTGTGTCAGT GTGGGAGCGCTGGGCGCGCTGGTGGTGTGCTGGCTGGCGGGCGCGGTGCTGGcggcgggcgcggtggcggcggcCGACGCGTGCCAGGAGCCGGCCGCCGCGCTGGCGCACCACGCGCCGCACGGCCTGCCCGTCGAC ATGGTGCACTACTACCTATCGTGCAAGGTGTCTCGTGAGAACGTCCTAACAGCTGAACTGCGCAACGCTCAACGTGCCGTCGTCGCAGTGAGACAAGCGCTCGCCGTACTGAGCCGAGGGGCGCCACAACTTTTCAATGATCCAG GCCTGCAGCCGGCGCTGGGCGCGCTGGGCGCGGGCACGGGCGAGGCGGAGCGCGCGCTCGTGGCGCTGAGCGGCGCGCTGGAGTGCCGCATGGCGCGCGCCTACTTCGTGgccgccgcgcgcgccgcctgCGACGCCGGCCTGCAG GCGCTGTCGCTCCAGCTGCTGGCGGCCGTGGTGGCCGGCTTCTTGTTCACCGCTATCGTACTCGTCGACTCACACGCGTGGATTTACATCAATACTAA GCGTGTGCGCAGACGGTCGGGCGGCGGCGAGGAGCAGGCGCCGTTCCTGTCGTCGGGCGGCAGCAGCGCCGCGTCCCGCACGCTGCCGCGCCCCGCGCCCTTCCCCAACGGCAAGCCGCCCTCCTACGGCGCCGCCGTGCAGCTCATGGACCTGGAGAGGCCACG GTCCCGCATGTCGGGCAGCGCCACGCTGGgccgcggcgcgggcggcggcggcgcgggcgcggcgctgggCGGCGCGCACACGCTGGGCCGCGCGCCGCACAACGGCAAGTACGCCACGCTCAGCAAGCAGTGCAAGACGCTGGAGAGCAGCGACTTCTACTGA